A section of the Pogoniulus pusillus isolate bPogPus1 chromosome 3, bPogPus1.pri, whole genome shotgun sequence genome encodes:
- the LOC135193195 gene encoding T-cell activation Rho GTPase-activating protein-like: MPQPIQDLLALLHQRGPSTEGIFRLAAGERDLGALREALDSGQEVPLQSQPVHLLAATLKDFLRKIPSKLLEAELYQQWMGALHKSSRQARLAALKEVTSKLPQANLILLKSLLSLLHNISSNTDSSRMSARSLAICVGPNLLSPVEEPPLDMLLEVTSRVTELVELLIEMQGELFAEEQVPGSDGPSVEEEPGTTEVHESTNTMTTKASSLKGGTAATGTTKLICQPTALQKCRVRLMPDGHHTLGGDPKRSELS, encoded by the exons ATGCCCCAGCCCATCCAG gacctgctggctctgctccaccaGCGGGGGCCATCCACAGAAGGGATCTTCCGGCTGGCAGCTGGCGAGAGAGACTTAGGGGCCCTCCGGGAGGCCCTGGACAGCgggcaggaggtgcccctgcagagccagcctgtGCACCTGCTGGCTGCCACCCTGAAG GACTTTCTGcggaagatcccttccaagctgctggaggctgagctGTACCAGCAGTGGATGGGAgccctgcacaagagcagcaggcaggcgagGCTGGCGGCGCTGAAGGA GGTCACCAGCAAATTgccccaggccaacctcattcTCCTCAAGAGcttgctgtccctgctgcataACATCAGCAGCAACACggacagcagcaggatgagcGCTCGGAGCCTTGCCATCTGTGTTGGGCCAAACTTGCTGAGCCCAGTGGAGGAGCCACCCCTGGACATGCTACTGGAGGTGACAAGCAGG gtgacagagctggtggagctgctcATTGAGATGCAGGGAGAGCtgtttgcagaggagcaggtgccTGGCTCGGATGGACCATCAGTTGAGGAAGAGCCAGGAACCACAGAGGTACATGAGTCCACAAACACCATGACAACAAAAGCCTCCTCCCTCAAAGggggcactgctgccacaggGACAACcaagctcatctgccagcccacagctctgcagaagtgcagagTAAGGCTGATGCCAGATGGCCATCACACTTTGGGTGGTGATCCCAAGAGAAGTGAGCTGAGTTGA